The Mycolicibacterium boenickei genome has a segment encoding these proteins:
- the clpS gene encoding ATP-dependent Clp protease adapter ClpS, protein MVTPAKARPGTREERSVEGVEATESPWVTIVWDDPVNLMTYVTYVFQKLFGYSEPHATKLMLQVHNEGKAVVSAGSRESMETDVSKLHAAGLWATMQQDR, encoded by the coding sequence ATGGTTACACCGGCGAAGGCCCGACCGGGGACCCGCGAAGAGCGCAGTGTCGAGGGAGTCGAGGCTACCGAAAGCCCGTGGGTGACCATCGTCTGGGACGATCCGGTCAACCTGATGACCTATGTCACCTACGTGTTCCAGAAACTGTTCGGATACAGCGAGCCGCACGCCACCAAACTCATGCTGCAGGTGCACAACGAAGGCAAGGCCGTGGTGTCGGCGGGCAGCCGTGAGTCGATGGAGACCGACGTTTCCAAACTGCATGCCGCGGGGCTGTGGGCGACCATGCAACAGGACCGCTGA
- the aosR gene encoding oxidative stress transcriptional regulator AosR: protein MRKWKRVETGNGLRLRSALEAHEAALLTSLGTSMLGMLDERGSSGPTDELEMITGMKTGNPQPPEDATMKRLLPDFYRPQTEHPAGSGTAESLNSALRGLHEPAIIEAKREAAQRLLDTIPDGGGKFELTEDDAEAWAAAVNDIRLALGTMLEIGPHGPEQLPAEHPMAGHVDVYQWLTVLQEYLVLGLMGK, encoded by the coding sequence GTGCGCAAATGGAAAAGGGTAGAGACCGGGAACGGTCTGCGGTTGCGCTCGGCGCTGGAAGCCCACGAAGCCGCGTTGTTGACGAGCCTGGGCACTTCGATGCTCGGCATGCTGGACGAGCGTGGATCATCCGGGCCCACAGACGAACTCGAGATGATCACCGGAATGAAGACCGGCAATCCGCAGCCGCCGGAGGACGCCACCATGAAGCGTCTGCTCCCGGATTTCTATCGGCCGCAGACCGAGCATCCCGCCGGCTCCGGTACCGCCGAGAGTCTCAACAGCGCGCTGCGCGGGCTGCATGAACCGGCGATCATCGAGGCCAAACGTGAAGCGGCCCAACGTTTGTTGGACACGATTCCGGACGGCGGCGGCAAGTTCGAGCTGACCGAAGACGACGCCGAGGCGTGGGCGGCCGCCGTCAACGACATCCGACTGGCGTTGGGCACCATGCTCGAGATCGGGCCGCACGGTCCCGAGCAGCTGCCCGCCGAGCACCCGATGGCCGGGCACGTCGACGTCTACCAGTGGCTGACCGTGCTGCAGGAGTACCTCGTCCTCGGCCTGATGGGGAAGTAG